The Flavobacterium marginilacus genome window below encodes:
- the rpsU gene encoding 30S ribosomal protein S21, producing the protein MLIIPIKDGENIDRALKRYKRKFDKTGTVRQLRARTAFIKPSVTNRMKFQKAAYIQGLRDSIENI; encoded by the coding sequence ATGTTAATTATACCAATTAAAGACGGAGAAAATATCGATAGAGCACTTAAGCGCTACAAAAGAAAATTCGATAAAACTGGAACTGTAAGACAATTAAGAGCACGTACTGCTTTCATTAAGCCGTCAGTTACAAATAGAATGAAATTCCAAAAAGCAGCTTATATTCAAGGATTAAGAGATAGTATTGAGAATATTTAA
- a CDS encoding acyl-CoA dehydrogenase family protein, translated as MNFDYNETQSLIAQSIKDFAEKNIRPYIMEWDEAQIFPAHLFKKLGEMGFMGVLVPVELGGSGLGYHEYITIVEEISKVDPSIGLSVAAHNSLCTNHILTFGNEEQKKKWIPKLATAEHIGAWGLTEHNTGSDAGGMNTTAVRDGDFWVVNGAKNFITHAISGDIAVVVVRTGEKGDSKGMTAFVFEKGMQGFASGKKENKLGMRASETAELIFDNCRIPDANRLGEVGEGFVQAMKVLDGGRISIGALSLGIAKGAYQAALKYSKERYQFGQPISDFQAISFKLADMATEIEASELLLHKAAFLKEQHRPVTTSGAMAKMYSSEVCVKIANDAVQIHGGYGYTKDYPVEKFYRDSKLCTIGEGTTEIQKLVISRNLLK; from the coding sequence ATGAATTTTGATTATAACGAAACTCAATCTTTGATAGCGCAATCTATAAAAGATTTTGCCGAAAAAAATATAAGGCCTTATATAATGGAATGGGATGAGGCTCAGATTTTTCCAGCGCATCTTTTTAAAAAATTGGGCGAAATGGGTTTTATGGGGGTGTTGGTTCCTGTAGAATTAGGAGGTTCAGGATTGGGGTATCATGAATATATTACAATTGTAGAGGAGATTTCCAAAGTCGATCCGTCGATCGGATTGTCAGTTGCTGCTCATAATTCATTATGTACTAATCATATTTTAACCTTTGGGAACGAAGAACAAAAGAAAAAATGGATTCCAAAACTAGCCACAGCCGAACATATTGGCGCTTGGGGCTTGACTGAGCACAATACTGGATCCGATGCCGGCGGAATGAATACTACAGCAGTTCGCGATGGTGATTTTTGGGTGGTAAACGGAGCAAAAAACTTTATTACTCATGCTATTTCAGGAGATATTGCAGTTGTGGTTGTGCGTACTGGGGAAAAAGGGGACTCAAAAGGGATGACAGCATTTGTTTTTGAAAAAGGAATGCAGGGTTTTGCATCTGGAAAAAAAGAGAATAAATTAGGCATGCGCGCCAGTGAAACTGCTGAATTGATTTTTGACAATTGCCGTATTCCGGATGCGAACAGATTGGGTGAAGTTGGGGAAGGATTTGTACAGGCAATGAAGGTTTTGGATGGAGGCCGTATCTCGATCGGTGCTTTGTCGCTAGGTATTGCTAAAGGCGCTTATCAAGCGGCTTTAAAATATTCTAAGGAAAGATATCAGTTTGGACAGCCTATATCTGACTTTCAGGCAATTTCATTCAAATTGGCTGATATGGCTACTGAAATTGAAGCTTCGGAATTGTTACTGCATAAAGCGGCTTTTTTAAAAGAACAGCACAGGCCGGTTACTACATCAGGAGCAATGGCAAAAATGTATTCGTCAGAGGTTTGTGTAAAAATTGCTAATGACGCTGTCCAGATACACGGTGGCTACGGTTATACTAAGGATTATCCGGTAGAAAAATTTTATAGAGATTCCAAGTTATGTACCATTGGAGAAGGAACTACTGAGATTCAAAAATTGGTAATTTCTAGAAATTTATTGAAATAG
- a CDS encoding ComEA family DNA-binding protein, whose amino-acid sequence MQYFKFTKQQQKGIYLLFGIIIVLQLVYYFVDFSPIQEKDSGKQQWLSLQPVVDSLKLHKSNDKPAVYPFNPNFISDYKGYKLGMSVAEIDRLLAFRKQNKFVNSAKEFQDVTKVSDSLLNTIAPFFKFPDWVNNKKNKADFKKYPNSAFAQKEKIVPIDINTATQDDLIKINGIGEAISLRILTQKEKLGAFVSMEQMKEVWGLSPEVILNLNKYFAITKLPDLNKVDINNASLKELSAFFYFKNDLARQIVKYRSMNGDFRTIEDLIKINNFPVDKAKYIALYLNF is encoded by the coding sequence ATGCAATATTTTAAGTTTACTAAGCAACAGCAAAAAGGGATTTATTTGCTTTTTGGAATTATTATTGTTTTGCAATTGGTTTATTATTTTGTGGATTTCAGTCCTATTCAAGAAAAGGATTCAGGTAAACAGCAATGGCTTTCCTTGCAGCCTGTTGTAGATTCTTTAAAATTGCATAAATCTAATGATAAGCCTGCTGTTTATCCTTTTAATCCAAACTTTATTTCTGATTATAAAGGTTACAAATTAGGTATGTCTGTAGCGGAAATTGATAGGCTTTTAGCTTTTAGAAAACAAAATAAGTTTGTTAATTCTGCCAAAGAATTTCAAGACGTAACAAAAGTTTCAGATTCATTATTAAATACAATAGCACCGTTTTTTAAATTCCCGGATTGGGTAAATAATAAAAAGAATAAAGCTGATTTTAAGAAATATCCAAATTCAGCTTTCGCCCAGAAAGAGAAAATAGTTCCTATCGATATAAATACCGCCACTCAGGATGATTTAATTAAGATTAATGGTATTGGCGAAGCAATATCACTAAGAATTTTGACTCAGAAAGAAAAGTTAGGGGCATTTGTATCGATGGAGCAGATGAAAGAAGTTTGGGGTTTGTCTCCAGAGGTGATTCTCAATTTAAACAAGTATTTTGCCATTACAAAACTCCCTGATTTAAATAAAGTAGATATTAATAATGCTTCGTTAAAAGAATTGTCTGCGTTTTTTTATTTTAAAAATGATCTCGCAAGACAGATTGTAAAATACAGGAGTATGAATGGTGATTTTAGGACTATTGAGGATTTGATAAAGATTAACAATTTTCCTGTTGATAAGGCAAAATATATTGCCTTATATTTGAACTTTTAA
- a CDS encoding amino acid permease — protein sequence MSIWKRKPLAQLLAEAADSEKGLKRTLTAWSLIALGIGAIIGAGLFVRTATAAAQSAGPSVTIAFVVAAIGCALAGLCYAELSSSIPISGSAYTYTYATMGEFLAWIIGWDLILEYAVGAATVGIAWSEYLNNLLTNVLHMDPIPYAYSHSPFQTSVTGEHGLVNLPALFIVAVISLLLIKGIHESAVVNAIIVVVKVLIVILIIVVGWHFINPANHTPYIPPTDVFTDEHGVGHAYGGIMGILGAAGTVFFAFIGFDAVSTAAQETINPKKNMPIGILGSLAVCTILYILFGHVLTGLEPVEFFRTSGKEASVANAIIHAMGESYNWLAQFVTIAILAGFSSVILVMLLGQSRVFYSMGKDGLLPKAFSDLHSKYKTPYKANLVILLIVGAFAAFVPGDIVGDMTSIGTLFAFVLVCISVIILRKKEPNMIREFKTPLVPFVPLLGVFVCCAMMYGLGWTNWLRLFAWMAIGVIFYFSYGKKNSKLNNPEI from the coding sequence ATGTCTATTTGGAAAAGAAAACCATTAGCTCAACTATTAGCAGAAGCAGCTGATTCTGAAAAAGGATTAAAAAGAACACTAACCGCTTGGTCTTTAATTGCATTAGGTATAGGTGCTATAATTGGAGCTGGATTGTTTGTAAGAACAGCTACCGCAGCGGCACAAAGTGCTGGCCCATCTGTAACAATTGCCTTTGTTGTTGCCGCTATAGGCTGTGCATTAGCAGGATTGTGTTACGCAGAACTTTCTTCTTCTATCCCCATTTCCGGAAGTGCTTATACATACACATACGCAACTATGGGGGAATTTTTAGCTTGGATTATCGGCTGGGATTTAATTCTTGAATATGCAGTGGGAGCTGCAACCGTAGGAATCGCCTGGAGTGAATATTTAAACAATTTACTCACAAACGTACTGCATATGGATCCAATACCTTACGCCTATTCTCATTCGCCATTCCAAACATCAGTAACAGGAGAACATGGTTTAGTAAATTTACCTGCTCTTTTTATAGTTGCCGTAATAAGCTTACTATTGATAAAAGGAATACATGAATCAGCAGTTGTAAATGCTATCATTGTTGTTGTAAAGGTTTTAATTGTTATATTAATTATAGTTGTTGGATGGCATTTCATAAATCCAGCGAACCACACACCTTATATCCCTCCTACAGATGTTTTCACTGATGAACACGGTGTAGGACACGCCTATGGAGGCATAATGGGAATATTAGGAGCAGCTGGTACGGTTTTCTTTGCCTTCATAGGATTTGATGCTGTGAGTACTGCTGCACAAGAAACGATTAACCCTAAAAAAAATATGCCAATTGGTATTTTAGGATCTTTAGCAGTGTGTACCATTTTATATATTCTTTTTGGTCATGTATTAACAGGGCTTGAACCAGTTGAGTTTTTTAGAACCAGCGGTAAAGAAGCTTCAGTAGCCAATGCGATTATTCATGCTATGGGAGAAAGTTATAACTGGCTTGCACAATTTGTAACTATTGCCATATTAGCAGGTTTTTCATCCGTTATTTTAGTAATGTTATTAGGACAGTCAAGAGTTTTTTACTCTATGGGTAAAGATGGATTATTACCAAAAGCTTTTAGTGATCTGCATTCAAAATACAAAACTCCTTATAAAGCGAATCTAGTAATTCTATTAATTGTTGGAGCGTTTGCAGCATTTGTTCCAGGAGATATTGTTGGAGACATGACAAGTATTGGGACTTTATTTGCTTTTGTTCTTGTATGTATTTCTGTTATTATTTTAAGAAAAAAAGAACCAAACATGATCAGAGAGTTTAAAACTCCGCTAGTACCTTTCGTACCCCTTTTGGGAGTATTCGTATGCTGTGCTATGATGTACGGTCTAGGCTGGACAAATTGGCTGAGACTTTTTGCATGGATGGCTATAGGCGTCATTTTCTATTTTTCTTATGGTAAGAAAAACAGTAAATTGAACAATCCAGAAATATAA
- a CDS encoding PspC family transcriptional regulator, with protein MRAVIRLKFFLEKYGFHVSSRLADKLGMRVTNVRLFFIYISFVTAGLGFGVYLTLAFWIRLKDLVRAKRTSVFDL; from the coding sequence ATGCGGGCAGTAATACGGTTGAAATTCTTTTTAGAAAAATATGGCTTTCATGTGTCATCACGTTTGGCAGATAAATTAGGGATGCGTGTAACAAACGTCCGCTTGTTTTTTATTTATATTTCTTTTGTAACTGCTGGTTTAGGATTTGGAGTTTATCTTACTTTGGCTTTTTGGATTAGATTGAAAGACTTAGTCCGTGCTAAACGAACTTCTGTTTTCGATTTGTAG